In Bacteroidota bacterium, the following proteins share a genomic window:
- a CDS encoding T9SS type A sorting domain-containing protein, whose amino-acid sequence MYKVICQSPFVFTKLISGTSEARSFIQLKDSGFLVVGMHNISITLPTYFSFAYRLDKYGNEIWTKIYQNIFIASDIEMLNDTSAIITGKYANNPNITFTIIDLNGDSITSIEYIDSGTDISRLIKRINNNEYLLNNVSINNYAFQVLDSNFNDVWHDYANFGFAGFIYPDIDNGYFACGYSDGLIDPYQVQRRDSNGTIIWNRNYGNLWNNSTPDLYATGVVCEDSNYLIGCDRGEYELMKLDRNTGDTLWTKNINAGSNESYIFPLSYNRFIFPGDVSSFKYYLIDQNADTINSFKTACVINYAKQTYNGGFAYCGYFWKNNTYYSCLISCDSLGNTIFTSQIELPQQDEVSAFPNPADDYVTFAWPTVKQNKLVTLTIYDAQGIVHLQKMIAPQEQININQLANGIYNAVISNGERQMRTRFVVVR is encoded by the coding sequence TTGTACAAAGTAATTTGTCAATCGCCATTTGTTTTCACCAAGCTAATCAGTGGAACATCAGAAGCCCGATCTTTTATTCAATTAAAAGATTCGGGCTTTTTAGTAGTCGGAATGCATAATATCAGTATTACCCTTCCAACATATTTTAGTTTTGCATATAGGTTAGATAAATATGGCAATGAGATTTGGACAAAGATTTATCAAAATATTTTTATTGCTAGTGACATTGAAATGTTAAACGATACTTCTGCAATTATCACTGGTAAATATGCCAACAATCCAAACATTACTTTTACCATTATTGATTTAAATGGAGATAGCATAACTTCCATTGAATATATTGACTCAGGTACTGATATCAGTAGGTTAATTAAAAGAATTAATAATAACGAATACTTGCTTAATAATGTATCTATTAACAATTATGCATTTCAGGTATTAGACTCAAATTTTAATGATGTTTGGCACGATTATGCAAATTTCGGATTTGCAGGTTTTATTTATCCAGATATAGACAATGGATATTTCGCATGTGGATATAGCGATGGCTTAATTGACCCATATCAAGTGCAAAGAAGAGATAGTAATGGAACCATTATTTGGAATAGAAACTACGGCAATTTATGGAATAACTCTACGCCAGACTTGTATGCTACCGGAGTTGTATGTGAAGACAGTAATTATTTAATAGGATGTGATAGAGGTGAATACGAATTGATGAAATTAGATCGCAATACGGGCGATACTTTATGGACAAAAAATATAAATGCTGGTTCTAACGAATCCTATATTTTTCCATTATCTTATAATCGTTTTATTTTTCCCGGTGATGTGAGCTCTTTTAAATATTATTTAATAGATCAGAACGCTGATACTATAAATAGTTTCAAAACTGCATGTGTAATAAACTATGCAAAACAAACTTATAATGGGGGATTTGCATACTGTGGCTATTTTTGGAAAAACAATACTTATTATTCGTGCCTTATTTCATGCGACTCCCTCGGCAACACCATTTTCACCAGTCAAATAGAATTGCCACAGCAAGATGAGGTGAGTGCGTTTCCAAATCCGGCAGATGATTATGTAACCTTTGCATGGCCAACTGTAAAGCAAAACAAACTGGTAACCCTTACCATATACGATGCACAGGGTATTGTGCATTTGCAAAAAATGATTGCACCACAAGAACAAATAAATATAAACCAACTTGCCAACGGCATTTACAATGCGGTAATAAGTAATGGAGAAAGACAGATGCGTACGAGGTTTGTGGTGGTGCGGTAG
- a CDS encoding DUF420 domain-containing protein has product MDSKKNEKLVFRMIMIISAVVFATVVVLNRKVLPRPDDAPAWAYNLPALNALINGTCTLLLLLSFYYIKKRNIVMHKRINIITFCMSSLFLVSYIMYHYLCDETHYPKDNPVRPYYLAILFSHIVLAALVMPMVLLSFYYGLYNKVEKHRKLVRFTFPIWLYVTITGVVIYLMISPFYQH; this is encoded by the coding sequence ATGGACTCGAAGAAGAACGAAAAACTGGTATTCAGGATGATAATGATTATTTCGGCTGTAGTGTTTGCTACGGTGGTTGTGCTAAACCGTAAAGTGCTGCCCCGTCCCGATGATGCGCCCGCATGGGCATACAACCTGCCTGCCTTAAATGCACTTATTAATGGCACTTGCACATTGTTGCTTTTGTTATCATTTTACTATATCAAGAAACGGAATATTGTAATGCATAAACGCATCAATATTATTACTTTTTGCATGTCTTCGCTTTTTCTTGTTTCGTATATTATGTACCATTATCTGTGTGACGAAACACATTACCCCAAAGATAATCCTGTAAGGCCTTACTACCTGGCAATTCTATTTTCGCATATTGTACTTGCTGCGCTGGTCATGCCCATGGTACTGTTGTCATTTTATTATGGTTTGTATAACAAAGTAGAAAAGCATCGCAAACTTGTAAGATTTACCTTTCCAATATGGCTGTATGTAACAATTACTGGTGTGGTAATTTATTTAATGATTTCGCCTTTTTATCAGCATTAG
- the gcvP gene encoding aminomethyl-transferring glycine dehydrogenase, giving the protein MSKYSFADRHLGCNASDIQAMLNTIGVKSVEELIDKTIPPAIRLSEDVVLPPAMDEKEYLQYIRELANKNKVYKNYIGLGYYGTIVPGVILRNIFENPAWYTAYTPYQAEIAQGRMEALLNYQTMVCDLTAMPLANASLLDEATAAAEAMSMFFHSRSKAKQSAMKFFVADSCFPQTIDVILTRAQPLGIEVIIGNPFEEKPDHQFFGALLQYPCADGAILNYESIVAQWKQNEMMVVVAADLLSLTLLKPPGEWGADCVVGNTQRFGVPLGFGGPHAAFFACKEDFKRDIPGRLIGVSIDAAGNRALRMALQTREQHIKRDKATSNICTAQVLLAVMASMYGVYHGPDGLRHIATNIHLLTKLFANTITSLGYHVQAENYFDTLKIRVRYTRDAILNDTTKAGYNLRWDSEEEYVYVAFDETSGIEDVRKLVEIFSSANKSKVDVSKLALGTSMQTGEALQRTSTFMQQEVFNSHHMEHEMLRYIKHLELKDLSLVHSMIALGSCTMKLNATAQMAPLSWAAFSNIHPFAPANQVEGYMEMIHNLESYLSKITGFAATSLQPNSGAQGEYAGLLVINAYLQSKGQGHRNIALIPQSAHGTNPASAVMCGMKIVVVKCDDKGNIDIADLRAKAEQHAHDLACLMVTYPSTHGVYEEGIKEITKIIHDNGGQVYMDGANMNAQVGLTNPGMIGADVCHLNLHKTFAIPHGGGGPGMGPICVADHLMPFLPGHPLVKTGGSKAVKAVSAAPFGSASILHISYAYIRMLGADGLKKSTQHAILNANYIKARLENHYPILYKGTNGFCAHEMILDCRAFKNTAGIEVTDIAKRLIDYGFHAPTVSFPVAGTLMIEPTESEPKAELDRFCDAMIAIRKEIEMIENATWSKEDNPLINSPHTAAEVTATAWTHSYSREEAAYPLPYVRHSKFWPSVKRVDNAYGDRNLVCTCLPMEEYMK; this is encoded by the coding sequence ATGTCAAAATATTCATTTGCCGACAGGCACCTAGGCTGCAATGCTTCAGATATACAGGCAATGCTAAACACCATCGGAGTAAAATCTGTGGAAGAACTTATTGATAAAACCATACCACCGGCAATTCGCCTTAGCGAAGATGTTGTGCTTCCTCCTGCAATGGATGAGAAGGAGTATCTGCAATACATTAGGGAGTTGGCAAATAAAAATAAAGTGTACAAAAATTACATTGGCTTGGGATATTATGGTACCATCGTTCCCGGGGTAATACTTCGAAATATTTTCGAAAATCCTGCATGGTACACTGCTTACACTCCTTATCAGGCCGAGATTGCGCAAGGCCGTATGGAAGCGTTACTTAATTATCAGACCATGGTGTGCGACCTCACAGCAATGCCATTAGCTAATGCTTCGTTGCTCGATGAAGCTACGGCAGCAGCCGAGGCTATGTCTATGTTTTTTCATTCCAGAAGTAAGGCCAAACAAAGTGCCATGAAGTTTTTTGTGGCCGATAGCTGCTTTCCGCAAACCATTGATGTAATTCTTACCCGTGCACAACCATTGGGAATTGAAGTAATAATAGGCAATCCATTTGAAGAAAAACCTGATCATCAATTTTTTGGCGCGCTCTTACAGTATCCTTGTGCTGATGGAGCCATACTCAATTACGAGTCAATTGTAGCTCAATGGAAGCAAAACGAAATGATGGTAGTTGTAGCAGCCGATTTGCTTAGCCTGACTCTATTAAAACCTCCGGGCGAGTGGGGTGCCGATTGTGTTGTTGGAAATACACAGCGCTTTGGTGTGCCTCTTGGATTTGGCGGACCTCACGCAGCCTTCTTTGCATGCAAAGAAGATTTTAAGCGCGACATACCCGGTCGGTTAATTGGTGTAAGTATTGACGCTGCCGGTAACCGCGCTTTACGTATGGCGCTGCAAACCCGCGAGCAACATATTAAACGCGACAAAGCAACTTCTAATATCTGCACAGCTCAGGTGTTGCTTGCCGTTATGGCAAGTATGTATGGCGTATATCACGGCCCCGATGGGCTTAGGCATATTGCTACAAACATACATCTGCTCACAAAGCTGTTTGCCAATACCATTACATCGCTCGGCTATCATGTGCAAGCTGAAAATTATTTTGACACACTTAAGATACGTGTGCGTTATACACGCGATGCTATTTTAAATGATACAACCAAAGCAGGTTACAACCTGCGTTGGGATAGTGAGGAGGAGTACGTGTATGTTGCTTTTGACGAAACGTCTGGCATTGAAGATGTGCGTAAGCTGGTCGAAATTTTTAGCTCAGCAAATAAATCAAAAGTAGATGTTAGCAAACTTGCACTAGGCACTTCTATGCAAACTGGTGAGGCCTTGCAACGAACAAGCACCTTTATGCAACAAGAGGTATTTAACAGCCATCACATGGAACATGAAATGTTGCGTTACATTAAACACTTGGAATTAAAAGATCTTTCGCTGGTTCACTCTATGATAGCGTTAGGCTCTTGCACCATGAAGCTAAATGCCACTGCTCAAATGGCTCCTTTAAGTTGGGCAGCTTTTAGCAATATCCATCCTTTTGCTCCAGCCAATCAGGTAGAAGGTTATATGGAAATGATTCACAACCTTGAATCGTACCTGAGCAAGATTACTGGATTTGCTGCTACTTCGTTGCAGCCTAATAGTGGCGCACAGGGAGAGTATGCCGGGCTGTTGGTAATTAATGCTTACCTGCAATCGAAAGGACAGGGACATCGCAACATTGCACTCATTCCACAATCGGCTCATGGAACCAATCCGGCAAGTGCTGTTATGTGTGGTATGAAGATAGTAGTAGTGAAGTGTGATGATAAAGGAAACATTGATATCGCTGATTTGCGGGCTAAGGCAGAGCAACACGCTCATGATTTGGCCTGCTTGATGGTTACCTATCCAAGCACACATGGTGTTTACGAAGAGGGCATAAAAGAAATTACTAAAATTATTCATGACAATGGTGGTCAGGTATATATGGATGGTGCTAATATGAACGCACAAGTAGGACTTACCAATCCGGGAATGATTGGTGCCGATGTTTGCCATCTAAATTTACATAAAACTTTCGCTATACCTCATGGTGGTGGAGGCCCGGGCATGGGACCTATCTGTGTTGCTGATCATCTGATGCCGTTTTTACCCGGACATCCATTGGTAAAAACCGGAGGAAGCAAAGCCGTAAAAGCAGTATCGGCTGCGCCTTTTGGTAGTGCAAGTATATTGCATATCAGCTATGCATACATACGCATGTTGGGTGCCGATGGGTTAAAAAAATCTACGCAGCATGCAATTCTTAACGCCAACTATATTAAAGCACGATTAGAAAATCATTACCCCATATTATACAAAGGCACCAACGGATTTTGCGCGCACGAGATGATATTGGATTGTCGCGCATTTAAAAATACAGCAGGCATAGAAGTTACTGATATTGCCAAAAGGCTTATAGACTATGGATTTCATGCACCTACTGTTTCCTTTCCTGTAGCTGGTACACTCATGATAGAACCAACCGAAAGTGAACCCAAAGCAGAGCTCGATCGTTTTTGTGATGCTATGATTGCGATACGCAAGGAGATTGAAATGATAGAGAATGCTACCTGGAGCAAAGAAGATAATCCGCTTATTAATTCTCCGCACACCGCAGCAGAAGTTACTGCTACGGCATGGACACATTCCTATTCGCGCGAGGAGGCTGCTTATCCATTGCCTTATGTGCGACACAGTAAATTTTGGCCAAGTGTAAAGCGTGTTGACAACGCATACGGTGACCGTAACTTAGTGTGCACTTGCTTGCCAATGGAAGAGTATATGAAATAA
- a CDS encoding glycosyltransferase family 2 protein encodes MPFFSIITPAYNREKMIAITINSVLAQKFTDWELIIIDDGSKDKTREAVSTFEDVRIKYFYQNNAERSAARNNGISKATGEFICFLDSDDEYLPQHLQTFYDYIASKNFEAAFYYAPSIIKKHSGQTVSLMYDGPEHAAQWAWHALLQNCGVCMPREFLDTHQFPAEFNVWEDMHLWLRLLVQHKFYQLPEPLAVVHYHDDRSINNMFDNLDTRHIDKYAACINHLFENYGNLLAPILTLDMRNQFLFDKYMTFAEIAAQKGKLDKFKYLLHRALYYLPQKKYSGYVWKLIAICLRNAILK; translated from the coding sequence TTGCCTTTCTTCTCTATCATAACCCCTGCCTACAATCGCGAAAAAATGATTGCCATCACTATCAACAGTGTGCTGGCGCAAAAATTTACAGATTGGGAGCTCATTATAATTGACGATGGGAGTAAGGACAAGACACGCGAAGCAGTAAGTACGTTCGAAGATGTGCGTATAAAATATTTTTACCAGAATAATGCTGAACGCAGCGCAGCGCGCAATAACGGGATTAGCAAAGCTACCGGAGAGTTTATTTGCTTTCTTGATAGTGACGATGAATACCTGCCGCAACACTTACAAACGTTTTATGATTATATTGCTTCAAAAAATTTTGAAGCTGCATTTTATTATGCGCCAAGTATAATAAAAAAGCATAGTGGCCAAACGGTAAGCTTAATGTACGATGGCCCAGAGCATGCTGCGCAATGGGCATGGCATGCGCTGTTGCAAAACTGTGGTGTATGCATGCCTCGAGAATTCCTGGATACGCATCAATTCCCTGCTGAATTTAATGTATGGGAAGATATGCATCTGTGGTTACGACTGTTGGTTCAACACAAATTTTACCAACTGCCTGAGCCGCTTGCTGTAGTTCATTATCATGACGACCGTAGCATAAACAATATGTTCGATAATCTCGACACACGTCATATAGATAAGTATGCTGCATGTATCAATCACCTGTTTGAAAATTACGGTAATCTGCTTGCACCAATACTGACACTCGACATGCGCAATCAATTTTTGTTTGATAAGTATATGACCTTTGCAGAGATAGCAGCGCAAAAAGGCAAGCTTGATAAATTTAAGTACTTGCTTCACCGGGCACTCTACTATTTACCACAAAAAAAATATTCAGGGTATGTGTGGAAATTAATTGCCATCTGCTTACGCAATGCGATATTAAAATAA
- a CDS encoding isoprenyl transferase produces MSYKDKLVKDKLPKHVAIIMDGNGRWAKQQGKMRVFGHQAGVKSVREAVEAAAEAGIQYLTLYAFSTENWSRTSFEVNALMELLIKSLINEFKTLMQNDIKLLTIGNTQDLPESARKKLLETIQQTANNKRLTLVLALSYSSKWEITEAIKKIAAQAKEGIIKIGDINSSTIDSYLTTAGIPDPELMIRTSGEYRISNFMLWQLAYAELYFTKKFWPEFSKEDFFEAVVDFQNRERRFGGAQEE; encoded by the coding sequence ATGAGTTATAAGGATAAACTAGTCAAGGATAAATTGCCAAAGCACGTAGCTATTATAATGGATGGCAACGGGCGCTGGGCAAAGCAACAGGGCAAAATGCGTGTCTTTGGACATCAGGCCGGAGTTAAGTCGGTACGCGAGGCTGTAGAAGCTGCTGCCGAGGCAGGCATTCAGTACCTCACCTTGTATGCTTTTAGTACCGAAAATTGGTCGCGAACATCATTTGAAGTAAATGCGCTGATGGAATTATTGATTAAATCTCTCATTAACGAATTTAAAACCCTCATGCAAAATGATATCAAGTTATTGACCATTGGTAATACACAAGACCTTCCAGAATCAGCAAGAAAAAAATTACTTGAAACCATACAACAAACTGCCAATAACAAGCGTCTTACACTTGTGCTAGCCTTAAGCTACAGCAGCAAGTGGGAAATTACTGAGGCCATTAAAAAAATTGCTGCTCAGGCTAAAGAGGGAATAATTAAAATTGGCGATATTAATTCTTCAACTATCGATAGTTACCTTACTACGGCCGGCATTCCCGACCCGGAACTAATGATACGAACCAGTGGTGAGTATCGTATAAGTAATTTCATGCTGTGGCAACTTGCATATGCCGAATTGTATTTTACTAAAAAATTCTGGCCGGAGTTTTCAAAGGAAGATTTTTTTGAAGCTGTGGTAGATTTTCAAAATAGAGAGAGGCGATTTGGAGGAGCACAAGAGGAATAA
- a CDS encoding BamA/TamA family outer membrane protein has translation MRVENDSIDLEMRLYEGKQATINKVYIRGNTKTNDRVVLREIRTQPGQLFNRSDVIRTVRELAQLGYFDQEKLNPSPKANTVDGSVDMEYNVEERPSDQLQLSGGYGNNQLVGTLGLSFTNFSARNIFKGKEYTPLPAGDGQRLSIQAQSSGRNFQSYNLSFTEPWLGGKKPNAFTATIYHSRSNSFSGGSNLRLSGLTFGLGKRIRWPDDFFSLYYDIGFNIIEVVTPEGSIPTYQFENGTISNGTSNNFNLGVSLSRNSIDAPIYPRRGGSFAASVSATPPYSFFNSIDYKTASASEKFKWIEYHKWKFTSSWFTKIADNLVVAARMQYGFLGIYNRAVGASPFERFFIGGDGMTGFNFFESREIISMRGYDQNDLTPLSNRQAAGATIYTKYTMELRYPVSLNPNATIYILGFAEAGNGFLKFRDFSPFNVKRAAGAGVRIFLPMFGLLGLDWGYGFDNPYGTTQARKSGLQFTIGQQF, from the coding sequence GTGCGTGTAGAAAATGATAGCATCGATCTTGAAATGCGCTTATACGAAGGTAAGCAAGCCACTATCAACAAGGTATATATACGTGGCAATACCAAAACCAACGATCGCGTGGTGTTGCGCGAAATACGCACGCAGCCCGGTCAATTGTTTAATAGAAGTGATGTAATACGTACCGTAAGAGAATTGGCACAACTTGGCTATTTCGATCAGGAAAAACTAAATCCATCACCCAAGGCAAACACGGTTGATGGTAGCGTAGATATGGAGTATAATGTGGAAGAGCGCCCATCCGACCAATTGCAGTTATCAGGAGGCTATGGCAATAATCAACTTGTAGGAACCCTGGGCTTATCGTTTACCAATTTCTCGGCACGTAATATTTTTAAAGGCAAGGAGTACACACCACTGCCGGCAGGCGATGGTCAGCGTTTGTCCATTCAGGCGCAATCGTCAGGAAGGAATTTTCAATCCTATAATCTATCCTTTACTGAGCCTTGGCTTGGTGGTAAAAAACCAAATGCGTTTACAGCTACTATATATCACTCAAGGTCTAATTCATTTTCAGGAGGCTCTAACTTAAGATTAAGTGGTTTAACATTTGGACTGGGGAAACGAATTCGCTGGCCAGACGATTTTTTTAGCCTCTACTACGATATTGGATTTAATATCATCGAAGTAGTTACGCCTGAAGGTAGTATACCAACATACCAATTTGAAAATGGAACAATAAGTAATGGTACTTCCAACAATTTTAATTTGGGTGTTTCGCTATCGCGTAACTCTATTGATGCACCCATCTACCCTCGCAGAGGGGGGTCATTTGCCGCCTCAGTAAGTGCTACACCGCCTTATTCGTTCTTCAATTCTATCGATTATAAAACAGCATCAGCTTCCGAAAAATTTAAGTGGATCGAATATCATAAGTGGAAATTTACAAGTAGTTGGTTTACCAAAATTGCCGATAATCTTGTTGTTGCAGCCCGCATGCAGTATGGGTTTCTGGGAATCTATAACCGTGCAGTTGGTGCTTCCCCATTCGAGCGGTTTTTTATTGGTGGAGATGGAATGACCGGATTTAATTTTTTTGAAAGTCGCGAAATAATTTCGATGCGCGGCTATGATCAAAATGATTTAACCCCACTATCAAACAGGCAAGCTGCCGGTGCAACTATCTATACCAAATATACCATGGAGTTGCGGTACCCCGTATCTCTAAATCCCAATGCCACCATTTACATTTTAGGTTTTGCCGAAGCCGGAAACGGATTTTTAAAGTTTCGCGATTTTTCTCCTTTCAATGTAAAGCGTGCTGCCGGTGCTGGTGTCCGTATTTTCTTACCTATGTTTGGCCTTCTTGGCCTCGATTGGGGTTATGGTTTCGATAATCCATATGGTACAACGCAAGCACGTAAGAGTGGCTTACAGTTTACTATCGGGCAGCAATTTTAA
- a CDS encoding carbohydrate binding domain-containing protein, which yields MKNFLLAIAFCASLNSFAQNLVLNAGFETANVGLPFGSPIPFFPNVLDNWSAVNVDGEFMFDLSLAHSGTGFLSVLNNPNGNPQLPWLGTTNNGNGFDRVMQVVNVMPNTTYQLSFWVRHGDGLRYGGYDDGTLLVEVEEFTAVQQVIDSFHIDLTTAWTSYQYSFTTLPGTTSIALLFSCFGVDAADAWIDDVEVSIQGGAAPVVNFSSTDSVFCDKQCINFNDLSTNSPTSWSWAFTGANPPTSTDQNPTAICYNTYGTFNVELIACNAVGCDTLLISNFITEFQLPPAPTITLVNDTLYCSAAFQYQWFNIDSGFIILGTNNYFVPVAPGNYYALISDSNGCQSPSNVIGVTVGIYDHNASQQLIIHNQADNMVLLPEGLNSTSAFIFGSDGRHYSARIANGTIDISHLAAGAYVLILKTPKQRYSYKLIKTKTD from the coding sequence ATGAAAAATTTTCTTCTTGCTATCGCATTCTGTGCAAGCTTAAATTCGTTTGCTCAAAATTTAGTGCTCAATGCAGGCTTCGAAACTGCAAACGTTGGATTGCCCTTTGGAAGTCCTATCCCATTTTTTCCTAACGTATTAGACAATTGGAGTGCAGTTAATGTTGATGGCGAGTTCATGTTTGATCTTAGCCTTGCTCATTCCGGCACCGGATTCTTAAGCGTACTCAATAATCCTAATGGAAACCCACAATTGCCATGGCTTGGTACAACAAATAATGGTAATGGATTTGACAGAGTAATGCAGGTTGTAAATGTAATGCCCAACACAACGTATCAACTTTCGTTTTGGGTACGACATGGCGATGGATTGCGCTATGGAGGCTATGATGATGGAACCTTGCTTGTTGAGGTTGAAGAGTTTACCGCAGTTCAACAAGTGATTGATTCTTTTCATATTGATTTGACAACTGCATGGACATCCTATCAATACTCGTTTACCACCTTGCCCGGTACTACATCCATCGCATTATTGTTTTCATGTTTTGGAGTGGATGCAGCCGATGCCTGGATTGATGATGTTGAAGTTTCAATTCAAGGCGGTGCCGCACCGGTTGTAAATTTTTCAAGTACCGATTCTGTTTTTTGCGATAAGCAGTGTATTAACTTCAACGACTTGTCAACCAATTCACCTACCTCATGGTCGTGGGCTTTTACCGGTGCAAATCCACCAACAAGCACCGATCAAAATCCAACTGCAATCTGCTATAATACCTATGGTACTTTTAATGTAGAGCTAATTGCATGCAATGCTGTTGGTTGCGATACCTTATTAATTTCAAATTTTATAACCGAATTTCAATTACCACCCGCACCAACTATCACCTTAGTAAACGATACACTCTATTGTTCTGCTGCTTTTCAGTACCAGTGGTTTAATATTGATAGTGGATTTATCATTTTAGGCACTAATAATTATTTTGTGCCCGTAGCGCCAGGAAATTATTATGCTTTAATTTCGGATAGCAATGGCTGTCAATCGCCAAGCAATGTAATAGGCGTAACGGTAGGTATATACGATCATAATGCAAGCCAGCAATTGATTATACATAATCAGGCAGACAATATGGTATTGCTGCCTGAGGGCCTTAATAGTACAAGTGCATTTATTTTTGGTTCCGATGGCAGGCATTATAGTGCCCGCATAGCCAATGGAACTATTGATATTTCGCATTTAGCAGCAGGAGCATATGTGCTGATTTTAAAAACACCTAAACAACGATACTCTTATAAATTGATAAAAACTAAAACCGATTAA
- a CDS encoding OsmC family protein: MSKKHHYQLNIAWTGNNGTGTSNYAAYSRNFNLNAANKETLALSSDTAFRGDETKHNPETMLVASISSCHMLWYLHLCADAGIIVTAYEDNATGTMEQDDTGAGKFTEVTLYPKVTITDSSKKELAIDLHHKANHFCFIAQSCNFQVQHRPEIIVSV; this comes from the coding sequence ATGAGCAAGAAACACCATTACCAACTTAACATAGCGTGGACGGGCAATAATGGCACTGGCACAAGCAACTATGCAGCCTATAGTCGCAATTTTAATCTAAATGCAGCTAATAAAGAAACACTTGCGTTATCTAGCGATACAGCATTCAGAGGAGACGAAACCAAACATAATCCCGAAACCATGTTGGTTGCATCAATTTCATCATGTCATATGCTGTGGTATTTGCACTTGTGTGCCGATGCAGGAATTATTGTAACCGCATACGAAGATAATGCTACCGGCACTATGGAGCAGGATGATACGGGAGCAGGCAAATTTACTGAGGTAACCTTGTATCCTAAAGTCACTATAACTGATAGTTCGAAAAAGGAACTTGCTATAGATTTACACCACAAGGCCAATCACTTTTGCTTTATTGCACAATCGTGCAACTTTCAGGTACAACATAGGCCTGAGATAATTGTATCAGTGTAA
- a CDS encoding glycoside hydrolase translates to MQRLLLQTNNILSSVRKFRNILIIVAAVFFIYSYHKQIMRVGYKAYRYIKAKRVVPVYGKHQFSFPNKYAIHGVDISKWQDEINWRQLKSCNLDGDTIQMKFVFIKATEGALYEDPMFSDNWEAAKEVGIAKGAYHFYRPKINSTIQASNFIQSVQLMKGDLPPVIDIEETDGKSKKEIVKGLKNYIEIIEKKYGVKPIIYSNVSFIEDYLADDFSEYHFWVAHYYVSDLHKIPGIKNLFWQHHDKIRIFGCANQIDANVFLGDEGLWKKLLIK, encoded by the coding sequence TTGCAACGTTTACTTTTACAAACAAATAATATCCTATCATCTGTGCGCAAGTTTCGCAACATACTAATTATAGTAGCAGCTGTTTTTTTTATTTACAGTTACCATAAGCAAATTATGCGGGTAGGGTACAAGGCGTATAGGTATATTAAAGCAAAGCGGGTAGTGCCTGTATATGGCAAGCATCAGTTTTCATTTCCCAATAAGTACGCTATTCATGGAGTGGATATATCTAAATGGCAAGATGAAATAAATTGGAGGCAACTAAAATCATGTAATCTTGATGGTGATACCATTCAAATGAAGTTTGTATTTATAAAAGCAACTGAAGGGGCGCTGTACGAAGATCCTATGTTTAGCGACAATTGGGAGGCGGCCAAAGAAGTGGGAATAGCCAAGGGCGCATATCATTTTTATCGACCTAAAATTAATTCGACTATACAGGCAAGTAATTTTATTCAAAGCGTGCAACTGATGAAAGGCGACCTTCCTCCGGTAATTGATATTGAAGAAACCGATGGTAAATCGAAAAAGGAAATCGTAAAGGGGTTAAAGAATTACATTGAAATTATCGAAAAAAAATATGGAGTAAAACCAATCATATATAGCAATGTCAGTTTTATTGAAGATTACCTTGCCGATGACTTTTCGGAATATCACTTTTGGGTAGCGCATTATTATGTAAGCGATTTACACAAGATACCCGGTATCAAAAATTTATTTTGGCAACACCATGACAAAATCAGAATTTTTGGTTGCGCCAATCAAATTGATGCAAATGTTTTTTTAGGAGATGAAGGACTTTGGAAAAAGCTGCTAATTAAATAG